A stretch of Caenibius tardaugens NBRC 16725 DNA encodes these proteins:
- a CDS encoding multidrug efflux RND transporter permease subunit has translation MSRIFVDRPIFAWVIAIIVMLAGLGALRALAIDQYPDIAPPQVNIRATYPGASAETVENSVTQVLEQQLTGLDGLLYFSSQSAATGSVSISVVFAKGTDPDIAQVQVQNKIQSAIARLPQSVQNQGVRVSKSNPDALMLLAIYDQSNQRDDREISDYLASNVQDPLSRIDGVGEVDVFGSPHAMRIWLNPHRLAAMNLMPADVISAIESQNVQVAAGQIGALPSPQGQMLNATVNAQGQLQTPEQFEQIVVKTLPDGSVVRIRDLARVEIGAENYNTLRRLNGHPAAGLSISLAPGADALKTAELIKAQMKELDPDFPDGMVYSFARDNTEFIKLSVEEVGKTLAEAVVLVVLVIFIFLQSWRATLIPAIAVPVVLLGTLVVFYFAGFSINTLTMFGLVLAIGLLVDDAIVVVENVERLLHENPGMSARDATLQSMKEIQVALIAIALVLSAVFLPMSFFGGSTGVIYKQFSLTIISAMVLSVLVALILSPALTATLLRPKKPRDADGAQGSWLERRFPKAADNAHWAKDRFNQGFNNFVERYRQFVAKVIDRKWLALGIYAVLVAIMGTLFLRMPGGFLPNEDQGLIMVQYRLPSGATRERTIEVQETIQNYFKTNEKANVQEIFMLVGGGGGGPTGQNSGQGFIKLAPWEDRKGSDNSADAIVERASKAFRSIRDAQVFTLIPGSIRGLGNSSGFTMQFQNANGIPRNTFADARDKLVAAANADSRLTGVRLSNLPDVSELNISVDTRKAAALGVTQNNINSTIATAWGGSYVNDFIDRGRVKRVYVMGDAPYRSRPENLGDWYVRNNTGSMTPFSAFSQVAWGTTPSSTSRFNGLSNYEIQGQPAPGVSSGEAMQIMQELAAEYPGTSVAWSGASFEERQSSGQAPLLYGLSLLVVFLCLAALYESWSIPIAAILVIPLGLVGAIFAATLRGLENDVFMQIGLLTTMGLATKNAILIIEFAEAAEKKGMRIIDAALEGARLRIRPILMTSLAFGFGVLPLALATGAGANSRIAIGTSVVGGMLTATALAVFYIPLFFVLVRRGVRDGIKAARRRLSPDDKPVSGEGAEA, from the coding sequence ATGTCACGGATTTTCGTCGACCGGCCGATTTTCGCATGGGTCATTGCGATTATCGTGATGCTCGCCGGGCTTGGTGCGCTGCGTGCGCTGGCCATCGACCAATATCCCGACATCGCGCCGCCACAGGTCAACATTCGGGCAACATACCCCGGTGCATCGGCGGAAACCGTTGAAAACAGCGTAACCCAGGTGCTCGAACAGCAGCTTACCGGGCTCGACGGGTTGCTCTATTTCAGTTCACAATCCGCTGCGACAGGTTCGGTGTCCATTTCGGTGGTCTTTGCCAAGGGCACAGACCCCGATATCGCGCAGGTGCAAGTCCAGAACAAGATTCAGTCCGCCATCGCCCGCCTTCCACAAAGCGTTCAAAATCAGGGCGTTCGCGTCAGCAAATCCAATCCGGATGCGTTGATGCTGCTGGCGATCTACGACCAGTCCAACCAGCGCGACGATCGCGAGATCTCCGATTACCTCGCCTCCAATGTGCAGGACCCGCTTTCGCGTATCGATGGCGTGGGCGAAGTGGATGTGTTCGGTTCGCCGCATGCGATGCGCATCTGGCTGAACCCGCATCGTCTTGCGGCGATGAACCTGATGCCAGCCGATGTGATCAGTGCGATCGAGAGCCAGAACGTGCAGGTTGCCGCCGGTCAGATCGGCGCCCTGCCCTCGCCGCAGGGGCAGATGCTGAACGCCACGGTCAACGCGCAGGGCCAGTTGCAGACGCCGGAACAATTTGAACAGATCGTCGTCAAAACCCTGCCCGATGGCTCGGTCGTGCGCATTCGCGATCTGGCCCGCGTGGAAATCGGGGCGGAAAACTACAACACCTTGCGCCGGTTGAACGGCCACCCCGCCGCAGGTCTGTCGATCTCGCTGGCACCCGGGGCTGACGCGCTCAAAACGGCCGAACTGATCAAGGCCCAAATGAAGGAACTCGATCCGGATTTCCCGGACGGGATGGTCTATTCCTTCGCGCGCGACAATACCGAATTCATCAAGCTTTCCGTCGAGGAAGTCGGCAAGACTCTGGCTGAAGCTGTCGTGCTGGTGGTCTTGGTAATCTTCATCTTCCTGCAAAGCTGGCGGGCCACGCTAATCCCGGCGATTGCCGTGCCTGTCGTGCTGCTGGGCACACTGGTGGTGTTCTATTTCGCCGGATTTTCGATCAACACGCTGACGATGTTCGGGCTCGTGCTGGCCATCGGCCTGCTGGTCGACGATGCGATCGTTGTCGTGGAGAATGTCGAACGCCTGCTCCACGAAAACCCGGGGATGAGCGCGCGGGACGCAACCTTGCAATCGATGAAGGAAATTCAGGTCGCCCTGATCGCCATTGCGCTGGTCCTGTCGGCCGTATTCCTGCCCATGTCCTTCTTCGGTGGATCAACCGGGGTCATCTACAAGCAATTTTCGCTCACGATCATTTCCGCCATGGTGCTGTCGGTGTTGGTGGCGCTTATTCTCAGCCCCGCGCTTACTGCGACGCTGCTTCGCCCGAAAAAGCCCCGGGACGCTGATGGCGCGCAGGGCTCCTGGCTCGAACGACGCTTCCCGAAAGCGGCCGACAATGCCCATTGGGCCAAGGACCGCTTCAATCAAGGGTTTAACAACTTTGTCGAACGTTATCGCCAGTTCGTGGCGAAAGTGATCGATCGCAAGTGGCTCGCGCTGGGTATTTACGCGGTGCTGGTCGCGATCATGGGCACCTTGTTTCTGCGTATGCCCGGCGGCTTCCTTCCCAACGAGGATCAGGGTCTGATCATGGTGCAATATCGCCTGCCTTCTGGCGCCACGCGCGAACGGACCATCGAAGTGCAGGAAACCATCCAGAACTATTTCAAAACGAACGAGAAAGCGAACGTCCAAGAAATCTTCATGCTGGTTGGCGGCGGCGGCGGCGGCCCGACAGGCCAGAATTCCGGCCAGGGCTTCATCAAGCTCGCCCCATGGGAAGATCGCAAGGGAAGCGACAATTCGGCCGACGCGATCGTGGAGCGGGCCAGCAAGGCCTTCCGTTCCATACGCGATGCCCAGGTCTTTACTCTGATTCCGGGGTCAATCCGGGGTCTTGGCAACTCCTCCGGTTTCACCATGCAATTCCAGAACGCCAATGGCATTCCCCGCAACACGTTCGCAGACGCACGGGACAAACTGGTTGCCGCAGCCAATGCCGATTCCCGCCTGACGGGTGTCCGGTTGAGCAATCTGCCCGATGTGTCGGAACTGAATATATCGGTCGATACGCGCAAGGCCGCAGCACTGGGTGTAACGCAGAACAATATCAACTCCACCATCGCAACAGCGTGGGGTGGCAGCTACGTCAACGATTTCATCGACCGCGGCCGCGTCAAACGCGTCTATGTCATGGGCGATGCGCCCTATCGTTCGCGCCCCGAAAATCTCGGCGACTGGTATGTGCGTAACAACACCGGGTCGATGACGCCGTTTTCCGCCTTTTCGCAAGTCGCCTGGGGCACCACCCCCAGCAGCACATCGCGCTTCAACGGTCTCAGCAATTACGAAATCCAGGGCCAGCCCGCCCCCGGTGTCAGCTCCGGCGAGGCGATGCAGATCATGCAGGAACTGGCGGCAGAATATCCGGGAACCAGTGTCGCCTGGTCGGGGGCATCGTTTGAAGAACGCCAGTCGTCTGGACAGGCCCCCCTGCTTTACGGCCTTTCCCTGCTGGTGGTGTTCCTGTGCCTTGCGGCGCTTTATGAAAGCTGGTCGATCCCGATTGCGGCGATCCTGGTCATTCCGCTCGGCTTGGTTGGCGCCATTTTCGCGGCCACCCTGCGTGGGCTTGAAAATGACGTGTTCATGCAGATCGGTCTGCTGACCACTATGGGACTGGCGACGAAGAACGCGATCCTGATTATCGAATTTGCAGAAGCGGCCGAGAAAAAGGGCATGCGGATTATCGATGCCGCGCTCGAAGGCGCGCGCTTGCGCATCCGCCCGATCCTGATGACCAGCCTCGCCTTCGGCTTTGGCGTTCTGCCGCTGGCCCTGGCCACAGGGGCCGGGGCAAACAGCCGTATCGCGATCGGCACCTCGGTCGTGGGTGGCATGTTGACGGCAACGGCTCTTGCCGTGTTCTACATCCCCCTGTTCTTCGTGCTTGTCCGCCGGGGGGTGCGCGATGGCATCAAGGCGGCGCGGCGGCGCCTCAGCCCTGACGACAAGCCGGTATCGGGTGAAGGAGCGGAAGCATGA
- a CDS encoding pyrroloquinoline quinone-dependent dehydrogenase — MTRRRKLLLAGAVVVGMAGLAWAWQANVFRANPAIDFAGPVAGWDAWGNDQGGSRYSPLTQITPENAWALKPAWTYHIGMAKDPPEFSSPTFEATPIIAENRLYVCAGTGKIAAVDPETGKEIWAVQPDSDNYSTYLINCRGVTYARDVKIEEGQLCAGKIFAGTLDGRMLAYDSATGKECPSFGANGVVDIKADMGKRERGDITISSPPVVVGNLVVTNHGVRDNVRTDMPAGTIRAFDVHTGQPVWSWNAVPPGLKTPPAPPAGEKFVRSTPNSWAPMSVDPALNLIYVPMGNAPPDHIAAGRNGLDYYSSAVVALDATTGQVRWHFNTVHKDVWDYDIPSQPVLFDLPTANGTIPALVQATKVGHIFVLDRRTGKPLFPVEERPVPQSELPGEVLSPTQPFPANPAFIVRDPDLTEDDMWGFTPYDKYKCKEAFNSVESKGIFTPPSTKGWIQFPSFMGASNWGSVTVDQKRGILIANTNQVAAIMKLVPNAEIEARTKAGERIMPTKGADYGLSMLPLLSPFGAPCNRPPWGKLMAIDLKAGKVLWNVPLGTTRDQAPFPAWFKIGVPNMGGSIVTGSGLVFIGATSDEYIRAYDIKSGEVVWRARLPAGGQSTPMTYRLKKDGRQYVVIAAGGHKFMGTGLGDSLVAFALPEGS, encoded by the coding sequence ATGACGCGTCGTAGGAAGCTGTTGCTTGCGGGTGCGGTTGTGGTCGGCATGGCGGGTCTGGCGTGGGCGTGGCAGGCCAATGTGTTCCGGGCGAATCCGGCCATTGACTTTGCCGGGCCAGTGGCAGGGTGGGATGCCTGGGGTAACGATCAGGGGGGATCGCGCTATTCTCCGCTGACCCAGATTACCCCGGAAAACGCATGGGCCCTGAAACCCGCGTGGACATACCACATCGGCATGGCGAAAGACCCGCCAGAGTTTTCTTCTCCGACGTTTGAAGCCACCCCGATCATTGCGGAAAATCGCCTCTACGTTTGTGCTGGCACGGGCAAGATTGCCGCTGTCGATCCGGAAACGGGCAAGGAAATCTGGGCGGTCCAACCCGATTCCGACAATTACAGCACCTACCTGATCAACTGCCGCGGCGTGACTTATGCGCGCGATGTGAAGATCGAGGAAGGCCAGCTTTGCGCGGGCAAGATCTTCGCCGGGACGCTGGATGGGCGGATGCTGGCCTACGATTCCGCCACGGGCAAGGAATGCCCTTCGTTCGGCGCGAACGGCGTGGTCGATATCAAGGCCGACATGGGCAAGCGTGAACGCGGCGATATCACGATTTCCTCGCCGCCGGTGGTGGTCGGTAACCTCGTCGTGACCAACCACGGTGTGCGTGACAATGTCCGCACGGATATGCCTGCTGGCACGATCCGGGCATTTGATGTGCATACCGGCCAGCCGGTGTGGTCGTGGAATGCCGTGCCGCCGGGCTTGAAGACTCCCCCGGCTCCGCCAGCAGGCGAAAAGTTCGTCCGTTCTACCCCCAATTCCTGGGCGCCGATGTCGGTCGACCCTGCGCTGAACCTGATCTACGTGCCGATGGGCAATGCCCCGCCGGATCACATCGCGGCGGGCCGCAACGGCCTCGATTACTATTCCAGCGCGGTGGTGGCTCTGGATGCGACAACCGGGCAAGTGCGTTGGCACTTCAATACGGTGCACAAGGATGTGTGGGATTATGACATCCCCTCGCAGCCGGTACTGTTCGATCTGCCTACGGCCAACGGGACGATCCCCGCACTGGTGCAGGCGACCAAGGTCGGCCATATTTTCGTGCTCGACCGGCGTACGGGCAAGCCGTTGTTCCCGGTGGAAGAACGCCCAGTGCCGCAGAGCGAGCTTCCGGGCGAAGTCCTGTCGCCGACACAGCCGTTCCCGGCCAATCCGGCCTTCATCGTGCGCGATCCGGATTTGACCGAAGACGACATGTGGGGCTTCACGCCTTACGACAAGTACAAGTGCAAGGAAGCGTTCAACTCCGTCGAATCCAAGGGCATTTTTACGCCCCCCTCGACCAAGGGCTGGATCCAGTTCCCGAGTTTCATGGGCGCATCAAACTGGGGCAGCGTGACGGTTGACCAGAAGCGCGGCATTCTGATTGCCAACACCAATCAGGTGGCGGCGATCATGAAGCTCGTGCCCAACGCCGAAATCGAAGCCCGCACCAAGGCGGGTGAGCGGATCATGCCGACCAAGGGTGCGGACTATGGCCTGTCCATGTTGCCGCTGCTCTCGCCCTTCGGCGCGCCGTGCAACCGTCCACCGTGGGGCAAGCTCATGGCGATCGACCTGAAGGCGGGTAAGGTGCTGTGGAACGTGCCACTGGGCACCACTCGCGATCAGGCGCCGTTCCCGGCATGGTTCAAGATCGGCGTGCCCAATATGGGCGGTTCGATTGTGACCGGTTCCGGCCTTGTCTTCATTGGCGCAACCTCCGATGAATATATCCGCGCCTACGATATCAAGTCGGGCGAGGTGGTCTGGCGTGCGCGCCTGCCTGCCGGTGGCCAATCCACGCCGATGACCTATCGTCTCAAGAAGGACGGGCGCCAGTATGTCGTGATCGCGGCAGGCGGGCATAAGTTCATGGGCACGGGGTTGGGCGATTCACTGGTCGCCTTCGCCTTGCCGGAAGGTTCCTGA
- a CDS encoding MATE family efflux transporter: MRDLTTGPIASTLLLFALPALGSNVLQSINGSINAVWIGQLVGETGLAATANANLIMFMMFALIFGFGMASTIIIGQSAGKGDWDGVRQGVGTGVTLFFALGVIATVAGWYTAPALLHMLGTPDDVYPQALIYLRVMYLGLPTSLLTVFFSMAMRGAGDSLTPMLLLLPGMVVDIVMNPILISGMGPFPELGIMGAGLATLVANFVSFVVMLAVIYGRDLPIRLRGQEFRYLLPRRELVMIIVSKGIPMGLQMVVMSGSALVMLGLVNREGTDTVAAYGAVNQLWTYIQMPAMAIGMAASAMAAQNIGAGKWDRINRIAIAGVMVNLCLTGVIVAVTLIFDGFLLQLFLPRHPEAIAIAEHIGLLASWAFILMGVTMVLSSITRANGATMVPLIIMVLAYIPGRLGSIYGLQGAIGADAIWWSFPIGGALSLIMTAAYYLQGSWRNIRLLATIEEAEEFVQSEAEPTGRILPNG, encoded by the coding sequence ATGAGAGATCTCACCACCGGCCCGATTGCCAGCACGCTTTTGCTGTTCGCGTTGCCCGCTTTGGGATCGAATGTGCTGCAATCGATCAACGGTTCCATCAATGCGGTGTGGATCGGGCAACTGGTCGGCGAGACCGGGCTGGCCGCCACGGCCAATGCTAACCTCATCATGTTTATGATGTTCGCGCTGATCTTCGGGTTTGGCATGGCCTCGACCATCATCATCGGACAGAGTGCGGGGAAGGGGGACTGGGACGGTGTGCGGCAAGGTGTCGGCACCGGGGTCACCCTGTTTTTCGCTCTGGGCGTCATCGCCACTGTTGCCGGCTGGTACACCGCGCCTGCCCTGTTGCACATGCTGGGGACGCCCGACGACGTCTATCCGCAGGCCCTGATCTACCTGCGGGTAATGTATCTCGGCCTCCCCACGAGCCTGCTGACCGTGTTCTTTTCCATGGCGATGCGCGGTGCCGGGGATTCGCTCACGCCCATGCTGTTGCTATTGCCAGGCATGGTGGTCGATATCGTGATGAATCCTATACTTATCAGTGGCATGGGACCATTTCCCGAACTGGGCATTATGGGTGCTGGACTGGCCACGCTGGTTGCCAATTTCGTCTCCTTCGTCGTCATGCTTGCGGTAATCTACGGGCGCGATCTCCCGATCCGTCTGCGCGGGCAGGAATTCCGCTATCTCCTGCCGCGTCGCGAACTGGTCATGATCATTGTCAGCAAGGGTATCCCGATGGGCTTGCAGATGGTGGTCATGTCGGGATCGGCGCTGGTCATGCTCGGGCTGGTCAATCGCGAAGGTACCGATACCGTGGCGGCCTATGGGGCGGTCAATCAGCTGTGGACCTATATCCAGATGCCCGCGATGGCGATCGGTATGGCCGCGAGCGCCATGGCGGCGCAGAATATCGGCGCGGGAAAATGGGATCGGATCAACCGGATCGCCATTGCCGGGGTGATGGTCAATCTGTGCCTGACCGGGGTGATAGTTGCCGTAACGCTGATATTTGACGGCTTTCTTCTGCAACTGTTCCTGCCGCGCCATCCCGAAGCGATCGCCATTGCCGAACATATCGGCCTCCTCGCCAGTTGGGCTTTCATCCTGATGGGGGTGACGATGGTCCTGTCGTCGATCACCCGTGCCAACGGCGCCACCATGGTGCCGCTGATCATCATGGTGCTGGCCTACATTCCGGGGCGTCTCGGATCGATTTATGGCTTGCAGGGGGCGATCGGCGCCGATGCGATCTGGTGGAGTTTTCCGATCGGTGGCGCGCTCTCGCTGATCATGACGGCGGCCTATTACCTGCAGGGTAGCTGGCGGAACATCCGGCTGCTGGCCACAATCGAGGAAGCGGAAGAGTTCGTGCAGTCCGAAGCTGAGCCAACCGGAAGGATTTTGCCGAATGGCTGA
- a CDS encoding efflux transporter outer membrane subunit, with protein sequence MTRRLIALSAPFALAACSLAPRTELPSTPVPASWPSGDSYLAQSEAALPIVSYRDIFHDPRLQTLVETALSNNRDLRVAAANVASARAQARVARAAQFPEVGISGSVDHTDPNGAKADTRYAVSGGISGFEIDLFGKLANASEAERNRALATEAGARTVRLGLVADLVDAWATYAADRDLLVIAESTAANARNSVRLTKARLEGGVAPRTDLRQAEQVLATAEGNVARQKTALAQDENLIRLLVGGEYDRALLPGDMAQVTGSITTLPAGTSSQVLLRRPDIVQAEYRLRAANADIGVARAALFPSISLTGLLGFASDALGGLFASGAFSKSAGADAALTIFDGGRRSANVAVARADRDAALSTYEGAIQSAFREVSDALADQGTIADRLKAASDYRSAAADTAMLTEARYRGGVDSFLANLDAQRSLFAARQAEVATQLEMVRNRITLYRVLGGDQASAGTE encoded by the coding sequence ATGACCCGGCGCCTCATCGCCCTTTCGGCTCCTTTCGCATTGGCCGCCTGTTCGCTGGCGCCGCGCACGGAATTGCCATCCACCCCCGTACCCGCTTCCTGGCCCAGTGGTGACAGCTATCTTGCCCAAAGCGAGGCCGCGCTGCCCATCGTATCCTATCGCGACATCTTTCATGATCCGCGACTGCAGACACTGGTCGAAACGGCGCTGTCCAATAACCGCGACCTTCGCGTCGCCGCCGCCAATGTCGCATCGGCGCGGGCCCAGGCACGGGTCGCGCGGGCTGCACAGTTTCCCGAAGTCGGGATCAGCGGCAGTGTCGATCACACCGATCCGAACGGGGCGAAAGCAGACACCCGCTATGCGGTCAGCGGCGGCATATCCGGCTTCGAAATCGACCTGTTCGGCAAACTGGCCAATGCCTCGGAAGCGGAACGGAACCGCGCACTGGCCACGGAAGCGGGCGCCCGTACTGTGCGATTGGGGCTGGTTGCCGATCTCGTCGATGCCTGGGCGACTTACGCCGCAGACCGGGATCTGCTGGTCATCGCGGAAAGTACCGCCGCGAATGCCCGCAACAGCGTGCGGTTGACAAAGGCGCGGCTGGAAGGCGGCGTTGCCCCGCGCACCGATCTGCGGCAGGCAGAACAGGTGCTGGCCACCGCCGAAGGCAATGTTGCCCGACAGAAAACCGCGCTGGCGCAGGATGAAAACCTGATCCGCCTGCTCGTTGGGGGTGAATACGACCGCGCCTTGTTGCCCGGCGATATGGCGCAGGTTACCGGCAGCATCACCACTTTGCCCGCCGGGACCAGTTCGCAAGTGCTGTTGCGCCGCCCGGACATCGTTCAAGCCGAATATCGGTTGCGTGCCGCCAACGCCGATATCGGTGTGGCCAGGGCCGCCCTGTTCCCGTCGATTTCCCTTACCGGGTTGCTGGGCTTCGCCAGCGATGCGCTGGGCGGACTGTTCGCCAGTGGCGCTTTCAGCAAATCCGCCGGGGCCGATGCCGCGCTGACCATTTTCGACGGCGGGCGCCGCAGCGCCAATGTCGCCGTGGCCAGGGCGGACCGCGATGCCGCACTGTCCACCTATGAAGGCGCTATTCAGTCCGCCTTTCGCGAAGTCTCCGATGCGCTGGCCGATCAGGGCACCATTGCCGACCGGTTGAAGGCGGCCAGCGACTATCGCAGTGCTGCTGCCGACACGGCCATGCTCACCGAAGCGCGTTATCGCGGTGGGGTGGACAGTTTCCTCGCCAATCTCGATGCCCAGCGCAGCCTGTTTGCCGCCCGTCAGGCCGAAGTCGCCACGCAATTGGAGATGGTGCGCAACCGCATCACGCTTTATCGCGTGCTCGGTGGCGATCAGGCGAGCGCAGGCACCGAATAG
- a CDS encoding efflux RND transporter periplasmic adaptor subunit encodes MLTYRPVIHLILLPAMLSMVTACAGGDEGGKGKKGPPEVGYVVVQPQSVPVQTELGGRVVAFATSEVRPQITGVIRQRYFTEGSYVRAGQPLFEIDPSLYRAAVNQASADLSSAQASANAATAKANRYRPLAEMEAIAKQDYTDANAQAQVARAAVAQRRAALETANINLRFTTVPAPISGRIGRSLFTKGALVNAGQADPLAVIQSADPVYVDMQQSSADLTRLRRSFASGGLASSGTSVRIKLEDGSDYGPTGRVEFSEVTVDQATGSVTLRARFPNPEGLLLPGMFVTAFFDQAINPNAFLIPQAALQRDFDGSAFVYLASKDGKALRRKIVAQGTSGANWIVTSGLNAGDRVITQGTNGLTHGVAVKPVPASTPQKTDASAKNAKPAVKTGG; translated from the coding sequence ATGCTTACATACCGGCCAGTTATCCATTTGATCCTTCTGCCCGCCATGCTCTCGATGGTCACCGCCTGCGCTGGTGGGGATGAGGGCGGCAAGGGGAAGAAAGGGCCGCCGGAAGTCGGCTATGTCGTCGTACAGCCGCAATCGGTGCCAGTGCAAACCGAACTGGGCGGGCGCGTTGTCGCCTTCGCCACCAGCGAAGTGCGCCCGCAGATTACCGGGGTCATTCGTCAGCGTTATTTCACGGAAGGCAGCTACGTCCGCGCGGGCCAGCCCCTGTTCGAGATCGATCCCAGCCTCTATCGCGCCGCAGTCAATCAGGCATCGGCCGATCTTTCCAGCGCACAGGCCAGTGCCAATGCCGCAACTGCCAAGGCCAACCGTTATCGGCCGCTTGCCGAAATGGAGGCTATTGCAAAGCAGGACTACACCGATGCCAACGCCCAGGCGCAAGTCGCCCGGGCAGCCGTCGCGCAAAGACGCGCGGCGCTGGAAACCGCCAATATCAACCTGCGTTTCACCACGGTCCCCGCACCGATCAGCGGGCGCATCGGGCGTTCGCTGTTCACCAAGGGGGCACTTGTCAACGCAGGTCAGGCCGATCCACTGGCCGTGATCCAGAGCGCGGACCCGGTCTATGTCGACATGCAACAGTCGAGCGCGGACCTCACCCGGCTGCGACGCAGCTTCGCATCGGGCGGATTGGCCAGCAGCGGCACATCCGTGCGGATCAAACTGGAAGACGGCAGCGATTATGGCCCGACTGGCCGCGTTGAATTTTCGGAAGTGACTGTCGATCAGGCGACCGGGTCCGTTACCCTGCGCGCACGCTTCCCCAATCCCGAAGGGCTGCTGCTTCCCGGCATGTTCGTGACGGCGTTCTTCGATCAGGCAATCAATCCCAACGCCTTTCTGATCCCGCAGGCCGCCCTGCAGCGCGATTTCGACGGGTCTGCCTTCGTCTACCTCGCCAGCAAGGATGGCAAGGCTTTGCGTCGCAAGATCGTGGCGCAGGGGACATCGGGCGCGAACTGGATCGTAACCAGCGGGCTCAACGCGGGTGATCGCGTCATCACACAAGGAACGAACGGCCTGACCCACGGTGTGGCCGTCAAACCCGTGCCTGCCAGCACGCCTCAAAAAACGGATGCGTCGGCCAAAAATGCGAAGCCTGCCGTGAAAACGGGGGGCTGA